In a genomic window of Roseiflexus castenholzii DSM 13941:
- a CDS encoding glycoside hydrolase family 2 protein, which translates to MLSYHMPLPGPWEFRFDDQSDWRPIAVPGCWEDAGFVKDRSGPAWYRTSFVIPHELEGRRLFLHFGAVSYHCEAFIVRDSGDMCSIGTHTGMWDAFDLEIGDAAAPGEHVTLLVRVEKPASLSDGPESASLPGRFPLRETLAGFLPYVWGHSHGGIWQEVALIACGATRFLDAWVHGAPDGHIFVEAELDGPARVTLELYRPDGSFILSAEEDAVRVETASGIRYRLHMDGPTSDARLWSPDDPALYRAVLRAGYDDRIELRFGLRSFDADGATLRLNGAPIYPRMILSWGWRWETFAPNPGPERVRADFERLKRMGYNGIKCCLWFPPRYYFDLADELGMLLWIELPMWLPRVTDHFRRQTPVEYERLVRQARRHPSVVLYSLGCELGKDVGADILGSLYAMTRSMCGDALVRDNSGSGEAYGGLLNEFAQYYDYHFYADLHFFRGLLDAFSPRWRPAQPWLFGEYCDYDTFRDLRRYRRADGSRPWWLSADLAINPTGARWTNEAPFLEERLRAQGLWERSAELEAFSYAHGLLHRKWTIETTRMYREVSGYVITGEADTPITSAGMWDATGALKYDPTEFRRFNNDLVALIGWDRRRDWVRGGDRAAFWDVWSYNAGTLVRPHVIVSHYGAQGGPARAAWSIAFDDEAPFASGDIVASHDVMPGDVREIGVAEFTAPDVSAPLRAMFRVSLNVGTQRTDNAWPIWFFPANPWATMRNVAIYDPLGRLRDLTRLAPQVVEVTHADLRSEAGARVDLHAAPFVVVASAWTRALSMYTRGGGRVVLLQDGDGPPGPVATAAMPFWREALRVCEPHPAWGDFPHDGWAGLQFFGCATDCALDTQPLDGLTRPILRRIDTRTTAVHDYAAEVVWGEGRLIVSTLRIYGGAGEQPSGIGRNTSAAYLLLCWVKYLGSKR; encoded by the coding sequence ATGCTTTCCTATCACATGCCGCTCCCTGGTCCCTGGGAGTTTCGTTTTGACGATCAATCCGACTGGCGCCCCATTGCGGTTCCCGGATGCTGGGAAGACGCTGGTTTTGTAAAAGACCGCTCTGGTCCGGCATGGTATCGCACCTCATTCGTAATTCCGCACGAACTGGAAGGACGGCGCCTCTTTCTGCACTTTGGCGCCGTCAGTTATCACTGTGAAGCATTCATCGTGCGCGATTCGGGTGATATGTGCAGCATCGGCACGCACACCGGCATGTGGGATGCGTTCGACCTCGAAATTGGCGATGCCGCAGCGCCGGGTGAGCATGTCACGTTGCTGGTGCGGGTCGAGAAACCGGCAAGTCTGAGCGACGGACCGGAGTCGGCATCGCTGCCAGGGCGCTTCCCGCTGCGCGAAACGCTCGCCGGATTTCTCCCGTATGTCTGGGGGCATAGCCACGGCGGAATCTGGCAGGAAGTCGCCCTGATCGCCTGCGGTGCGACGCGCTTTCTCGATGCCTGGGTGCATGGCGCGCCTGATGGTCACATCTTCGTGGAAGCGGAACTCGATGGTCCGGCACGTGTCACGCTGGAACTCTACCGTCCAGATGGCAGTTTCATCCTCTCGGCAGAAGAAGATGCTGTGCGTGTGGAAACCGCGAGCGGCATTCGCTACCGGCTGCACATGGACGGCCCGACCTCCGACGCACGCCTCTGGTCGCCGGACGATCCGGCGCTTTACCGGGCTGTGCTGCGCGCCGGTTACGATGATCGCATCGAACTGCGCTTTGGGTTGCGCTCATTCGACGCGGATGGCGCAACGCTGCGACTTAACGGCGCACCGATCTACCCCCGCATGATCCTGTCGTGGGGCTGGCGCTGGGAGACCTTCGCCCCCAATCCGGGACCGGAACGGGTGCGCGCCGATTTCGAGCGCCTGAAACGCATGGGGTACAACGGCATCAAGTGTTGTCTCTGGTTCCCGCCTCGCTACTACTTCGACCTGGCGGACGAACTGGGCATGCTGTTGTGGATCGAGTTGCCGATGTGGTTGCCTCGCGTAACCGACCATTTCCGTCGTCAGACGCCGGTTGAATACGAACGCCTGGTTCGTCAGGCGCGGCGACATCCATCGGTAGTCCTCTACAGCCTGGGATGCGAACTGGGAAAGGACGTCGGCGCCGATATTCTCGGCTCGCTGTACGCGATGACGCGCAGTATGTGCGGCGACGCGCTTGTGCGCGATAACAGCGGCTCCGGCGAAGCCTACGGCGGTCTGCTCAACGAGTTCGCTCAGTACTACGACTACCACTTCTATGCCGACCTGCACTTCTTTCGTGGTCTTCTCGACGCCTTTTCGCCGCGCTGGCGCCCGGCACAACCCTGGTTGTTCGGTGAATACTGCGATTACGATACCTTCCGTGATCTGCGGCGCTACCGCCGGGCGGATGGTTCACGCCCCTGGTGGTTGAGCGCCGATCTGGCGATCAATCCAACCGGCGCGCGCTGGACGAACGAAGCGCCCTTTCTCGAAGAGCGGCTGCGCGCACAGGGGTTGTGGGAGCGCAGTGCTGAACTCGAAGCATTCTCGTATGCGCATGGCTTGCTTCACCGCAAATGGACAATCGAGACGACGCGCATGTATCGTGAGGTTTCCGGCTATGTCATCACCGGCGAAGCCGACACGCCGATCACCAGCGCTGGCATGTGGGATGCAACCGGCGCCCTCAAGTACGATCCCACCGAGTTCCGGCGTTTCAACAACGATCTGGTCGCACTTATCGGATGGGACCGACGACGCGACTGGGTGCGCGGCGGCGACCGCGCGGCATTCTGGGATGTCTGGAGTTATAACGCCGGAACGCTCGTCCGTCCCCACGTGATTGTATCGCACTATGGGGCGCAGGGCGGACCGGCGCGCGCTGCCTGGAGCATCGCCTTCGATGACGAAGCGCCCTTTGCGTCTGGTGATATCGTCGCCAGCCACGATGTTATGCCCGGCGACGTGCGCGAAATCGGCGTAGCGGAATTTACCGCACCCGATGTGAGCGCACCACTGCGCGCCATGTTCCGGGTGTCGCTTAATGTCGGAACGCAGCGGACGGACAATGCCTGGCCAATCTGGTTCTTTCCTGCGAACCCGTGGGCAACCATGCGCAATGTGGCGATCTACGATCCGCTGGGACGGTTGCGCGATCTCACCCGACTGGCGCCACAGGTGGTTGAAGTGACGCACGCCGATCTGCGGAGCGAAGCCGGAGCGCGCGTCGATCTGCATGCAGCGCCGTTCGTCGTTGTCGCCAGCGCCTGGACACGCGCACTATCGATGTATACTCGCGGAGGCGGGCGTGTCGTGCTGCTCCAGGACGGCGACGGTCCGCCGGGACCGGTTGCAACGGCGGCTATGCCGTTCTGGCGCGAGGCGCTGCGGGTCTGTGAGCCGCACCCGGCGTGGGGTGATTTTCCGCACGATGGATGGGCTGGTCTCCAATTCTTTGGCTGCGCCACCGACTGCGCGCTCGATACGCAGCCACTCGACGGACTGACGCGCCCTATTCTGCGCCGTATCGACACGCGCACCACCGCCGTTCACGACTATGCCGCCGAGGTTGTATGGGGCGAGGGACGATTGATCGTCAGCACTCTGCGCATCTACGGCGGCGCCGGTGAGCAGCCTTCCGGCATCGGGCGCAATACGTCGGCTGCGTATTTACTGCTGTGCTGGGTGAAGTATCTGGGGAGCAAGAGGTGA
- a CDS encoding choice-of-anchor Q domain-containing protein, translating into MTNSTFSANSADFGGVGGGIANAGTLTVTNSTFSANSADFGGVGGGIANAGTLTVTNSTFSANSALGGNGGGILNAGTLTLKNTIIANSTGGGDCSNFGTVTTNSINNLIEGSAACGLTNGVNGNIIGSDPNLGALTGSPAYFPLLPGSPAIDAGDNTTCAAAPVNNQSQNGVTRPQDGDDPDSAATCDIGSVEAIFPNFNGSQEQQRRRDDCARPFLHLDGDGLEQRLSRSDLCSRRDSLAR; encoded by the coding sequence GTGACCAACAGCACCTTCTCCGCCAACAGCGCCGACTTCGGCGGCGTCGGCGGCGGCATCGCCAACGCCGGCACGCTGACGGTGACCAACAGCACCTTCTCCGCCAACAGCGCCGACTTCGGCGGCGTCGGCGGCGGCATCGCCAACGCCGGCACGCTGACGGTGACCAACAGCACCTTCTCTGCCAACAGCGCCCTCGGCGGCAACGGCGGTGGCATCCTCAACGCTGGCACGCTGACGCTCAAGAACACCATCATCGCCAACAGCACCGGCGGCGGGGATTGCAGTAATTTCGGAACTGTCACCACCAACTCCATCAACAACCTCATCGAAGGCTCAGCCGCCTGCGGCCTGACGAACGGCGTGAACGGCAACATCATCGGCTCCGACCCCAACCTGGGCGCGCTGACCGGCTCCCCGGCCTACTTCCCGCTGCTGCCCGGCAGCCCGGCCATTGACGCCGGCGATAACACCACTTGCGCCGCCGCGCCGGTCAACAACCAGTCCCAAAACGGCGTGACCCGCCCGCAGGATGGCGACGATCCAGATAGCGCCGCCACCTGCGACATTGGCTCGGTTGAAGCCATCTTCCCCAATTTTAACGGCAGCCAAGAGCAACAACGTCGGCGGGACGATTGCGCTCGGCCATTCCTTCACCTGGACGGTGACGGTCTCGAACAGCGGCTTAGCCGGAGCGACCTTTGCTCCCGGCGCGACTCTCTTGCGCGATGA
- a CDS encoding DUF7452 domain-containing protein produces MRTAAFHFRPALLPVALLPAGQNAPPAYAGNSAINSFASSVAASSLPGVRFVPMAAANNIVAHGAAVDRPLLNGNLNAIVLATQNWTPGGEGGISNNHAIGVWYDSAQNKRVVFNQDVAAMPAGARFNVMALNNLTAPPWSKAAFVHTATSGNTHDNRTALNHSLSNSAPPAFVFTTDNYNPGVVGGTYNNHHTGVWYTGVYDPVFPNRWAIFNQDNATMPTNTRFNVLVIVRRVCLPNVLR; encoded by the coding sequence ATGAGAACCGCAGCCTTTCATTTTCGCCCGGCGCTGCTGCCGGTTGCGCTCCTGCCGGCCGGGCAAAACGCGCCGCCGGCGTATGCGGGAAACTCCGCCATCAATTCATTTGCCTCAAGCGTCGCAGCCAGCAGCCTGCCCGGCGTGCGCTTCGTCCCCATGGCTGCGGCTAACAACATAGTCGCCCATGGCGCTGCCGTTGACCGCCCGTTGCTGAACGGCAACCTGAATGCCATCGTCCTGGCGACCCAGAACTGGACCCCGGGCGGCGAGGGCGGCATCTCCAACAACCATGCCATTGGCGTATGGTATGACAGCGCTCAAAATAAGCGGGTCGTCTTCAACCAGGACGTTGCTGCCATGCCGGCGGGCGCCAGATTCAACGTGATGGCGCTGAACAACCTCACTGCTCCGCCGTGGAGCAAAGCGGCTTTTGTTCATACGGCTACGTCTGGCAATACACACGATAACCGGACTGCTCTGAATCACTCCCTTTCAAACAGCGCACCGCCAGCGTTCGTGTTCACCACGGACAACTACAACCCGGGCGTCGTAGGCGGCACATACAATAACCACCACACCGGCGTGTGGTACACCGGCGTCTACGACCCCGTCTTCCCGAACAGATGGGCGATCTTCAACCAGGACAACGCGACCATGCCGACGAACACCAGATTCAACGTGCTTGTCATTGTGCGACGGGTCTGCCTTCCGAATGTTCTGAGATAA
- a CDS encoding AAA-associated domain-containing protein, with translation MGVGCGVRRRPRLSARRAPLFRWRLSLLWSSQRQQLNRGVVQTALELAFPQEEAERQVEIAIQWGRYGEVLAHDDAEETFYLEPAETKSVTV, from the coding sequence CTGGGTGTTGGATGTGGTGTTCGGCGAAGACCTCGGCTGAGTGCGCGCCGGGCGCCGCTCTTCCGCTGGCGGCTGTCGCTGCTCTGGTCCTCGCAGCGGCAGCAACTCAATCGCGGGGTGGTGCAGACCGCGCTGGAGCTGGCGTTCCCCCAGGAAGAGGCCGAACGCCAGGTCGAGATCGCCATCCAGTGGGGACGCTACGGCGAGGTGTTGGCCCACGACGACGCGGAGGAGACGTTCTACCTGGAGCCGGCGGAGACGAAGAGCGTGACGGTTTGA
- the nrdR gene encoding transcriptional regulator NrdR codes for MRCPYCQHPDSDVIDTRKLHNGETIRRRRKCEACGRRFTTYERVETVSITVVKKNGEREPYEREKLMRGVRTACYRRPVPAQALESLANDIEAELMALDEPEVPSSLIGDMVMRRLRTIDDVAYIRFASVYRSFADIGKLREAVDELLEQGR; via the coding sequence ATGCGGTGTCCCTACTGCCAGCATCCCGACAGCGACGTTATCGATACGCGCAAACTCCACAACGGCGAAACAATCCGCCGGCGACGCAAGTGTGAAGCGTGCGGACGGCGTTTCACCACCTACGAGCGCGTCGAGACCGTCAGCATCACCGTCGTTAAGAAAAATGGCGAACGGGAGCCTTATGAACGAGAGAAACTGATGCGTGGCGTTCGCACCGCATGCTATCGCCGTCCTGTTCCGGCGCAGGCGCTTGAGTCCCTGGCGAATGATATCGAAGCAGAATTGATGGCGCTCGACGAGCCGGAAGTTCCATCGTCGCTCATCGGCGATATGGTCATGCGACGCCTCCGCACCATCGATGATGTCGCCTACATTCGCTTCGCCTCGGTGTATCGGTCATTTGCCGACATTGGCAAACTACGCGAGGCGGTTGACGAACTGCTGGAGCAGGGGCGCTGA
- a CDS encoding restriction endonuclease, with protein MSIDVSDQPQTTPQEERRANPVARFFGEIRAGLREIRWIIVLLYAIAGGLLMPLSLTAGGIAGFLAGIVPVGVGLLLARNVPGHYALHGFLTGALASVVAAGMLWYFIFQTQFGVSGAGMVEPGTPPWDAWLVLSGFFGFSLIVFCTFGASTAGRIEERNRALRDEIKQRGGALERPSAIREPDDIRGLSLPQLGYYVNNLFKKQGFTFKDYRFLHKDKYLDIWLEYKDEPWHLRLSVADKVAPGAIESLLQEMKREGCTKGVVITSTEFTPAAIKAAKDRPVALIDGATLYQIAEK; from the coding sequence ATGAGCATCGACGTGTCTGATCAACCACAGACGACACCCCAGGAAGAGCGCCGAGCCAATCCGGTGGCGCGCTTTTTTGGCGAGATACGCGCAGGGTTGCGTGAGATTCGCTGGATTATCGTCCTGCTTTACGCCATTGCCGGCGGTCTGTTGATGCCGCTCTCGCTGACAGCAGGAGGCATTGCGGGATTTCTGGCAGGCATTGTACCGGTCGGCGTGGGGTTGCTGCTGGCGCGCAATGTTCCCGGTCATTATGCCTTGCACGGATTTCTGACCGGCGCGCTCGCCTCGGTCGTGGCTGCCGGTATGCTGTGGTACTTTATTTTTCAAACGCAGTTCGGCGTAAGCGGCGCGGGCATGGTCGAACCGGGCACGCCGCCATGGGATGCATGGCTGGTGCTCAGCGGCTTCTTCGGGTTTTCCTTGATTGTCTTCTGCACCTTTGGCGCCAGTACCGCCGGGCGCATAGAAGAGCGCAATCGCGCATTACGCGACGAGATCAAGCAGCGCGGCGGCGCTCTCGAGCGCCCCAGCGCTATCCGCGAGCCGGATGACATTCGTGGGCTATCGTTGCCACAACTTGGCTACTATGTCAACAACCTGTTCAAAAAACAGGGGTTTACCTTCAAAGATTATCGTTTTCTGCACAAGGACAAATACCTCGACATCTGGCTCGAATACAAGGACGAACCGTGGCACTTGCGCCTGTCGGTCGCCGACAAAGTCGCTCCTGGAGCAATCGAGAGCCTGCTCCAGGAGATGAAACGCGAGGGATGCACCAAAGGTGTGGTCATCACTTCGACCGAGTTTACCCCAGCCGCGATTAAGGCGGCGAAAGACCGACCCGTGGCGCTGATCGATGGTGCAACGTTGTATCAGATAGCCGAGAAGTGA
- the fabG gene encoding 3-oxoacyl-[acyl-carrier-protein] reductase has product MQISLKGKIAVVTGGSRGIGRAIATTLAAAGATVVVNYQRNAAAAEETVAAITAADGAAISMQADVSAAEEVERLFKTVIERYGTVDILVNNAGITRDTLLLRMKEDDFDAVIDTNLRGVYLCTKAALRPMTKARSGRIINITSVVGLIGNAGQSNYAAAKAGIIGFTRAVAREMASRNITVNAVAPGYIETELTAGLGDQVRTAILEAIPLGRLGTPQDVANLVCFLASDAAAYITGQTLTVDGGMVMS; this is encoded by the coding sequence ATGCAGATCTCGCTCAAAGGCAAAATTGCCGTCGTCACCGGCGGATCACGTGGGATTGGACGGGCAATTGCGACGACCCTGGCGGCTGCCGGTGCGACGGTTGTCGTCAACTATCAACGGAATGCCGCCGCAGCAGAAGAGACCGTCGCTGCGATCACCGCCGCCGATGGCGCTGCAATCAGCATGCAGGCGGATGTGAGCGCGGCAGAGGAGGTCGAGCGCCTGTTCAAAACTGTGATCGAACGGTATGGCACGGTCGATATTCTGGTCAACAATGCCGGCATAACCCGTGATACCCTGCTGCTGCGCATGAAAGAAGACGACTTCGATGCCGTGATCGACACCAATCTGCGCGGGGTGTATCTGTGTACAAAAGCGGCGTTGCGCCCGATGACAAAGGCACGCAGTGGGCGAATCATTAACATTACGTCGGTGGTTGGGCTGATCGGCAATGCGGGGCAGAGCAACTACGCGGCTGCAAAAGCCGGAATCATTGGGTTCACCCGCGCCGTTGCGCGCGAAATGGCGTCGCGCAACATTACGGTCAACGCCGTGGCGCCGGGGTATATCGAAACCGAGTTGACCGCCGGGCTTGGCGATCAGGTGCGTACTGCTATTCTGGAAGCGATCCCGCTCGGACGCCTCGGCACGCCTCAAGATGTCGCCAACCTGGTCTGTTTCCTGGCATCCGATGCAGCCGCGTATATCACAGGGCAAACTCTGACCGTCGATGGCGGCATGGTCATGAGTTAG
- a CDS encoding Asp23/Gls24 family envelope stress response protein, translating into MSQSLGHVTVAAPVLLALVRAALRETPGVVRLAHAPSVQGETPVFAGPGAAIAIGATGVHVTCAIVVARGARLAQVAATAQAAVATALRELAGVDVAAVDVSIADVAAIEKTRDHG; encoded by the coding sequence GTGTCGCAATCGTTGGGGCATGTAACGGTCGCTGCACCCGTCCTGCTGGCACTGGTGCGCGCTGCTCTCCGCGAAACGCCTGGCGTTGTTCGCCTGGCTCATGCTCCATCTGTTCAGGGCGAAACGCCGGTATTCGCCGGTCCTGGGGCAGCAATTGCAATCGGCGCAACCGGCGTGCATGTCACCTGCGCTATCGTTGTAGCACGGGGGGCGCGCCTGGCACAGGTTGCGGCAACGGCGCAGGCAGCGGTCGCAACAGCATTGCGTGAACTTGCCGGTGTGGACGTTGCCGCCGTCGATGTCTCGATTGCAGATGTGGCTGCGATAGAAAAGACGCGCGACCATGGCTAG
- the nusB gene encoding transcription antitermination factor NusB produces the protein MASLRHRVRAIALQILFELDATDHPPDQVVGRRLEEEQLPPEGERFLRRLVFGAWEHAAHLDRIIEEAAPNWPVSQMPGVDKAILRIALFEALIDKEEKTPLKAIINEAVELAKQYGSDNSSRFVNGVLGTVVSRYRERSKG, from the coding sequence ATGGCTAGTCTGCGGCACCGAGTGCGCGCAATTGCGCTCCAAATTCTGTTTGAACTCGATGCAACCGACCATCCGCCGGATCAGGTAGTGGGGCGGCGCCTCGAGGAAGAGCAGCTGCCGCCAGAAGGTGAGCGTTTTTTGCGACGATTGGTGTTCGGTGCATGGGAACATGCGGCGCACCTCGACCGGATTATCGAGGAGGCTGCGCCGAACTGGCCCGTCAGCCAGATGCCGGGAGTGGATAAGGCTATTCTGCGGATCGCCCTCTTCGAGGCTCTGATCGACAAAGAGGAAAAGACACCGCTGAAGGCGATCATCAACGAGGCGGTCGAACTTGCCAAGCAGTATGGCAGCGATAATTCGAGCCGCTTTGTCAACGGCGTTCTCGGCACAGTCGTCAGTCGCTACCGCGAGCGGAGCAAAGGGTAG
- the acpP gene encoding acyl carrier protein: MPSPEMEARLKQIVAEQLGVDESKIVPTARFTEDLNADSLDLVEMIMELEEAFGVEIPDEDAEKIITVQDALNYIEQKLQAA; the protein is encoded by the coding sequence ATGCCCTCGCCCGAAATGGAGGCTCGGCTCAAACAGATTGTTGCAGAGCAACTCGGAGTCGACGAAAGTAAAATCGTGCCAACTGCACGGTTCACCGAAGATCTCAATGCCGACTCGCTCGATCTGGTCGAGATGATCATGGAACTCGAGGAGGCGTTTGGCGTCGAGATTCCCGATGAGGATGCCGAGAAAATCATTACGGTGCAGGACGCGCTGAACTATATCGAACAAAAGTTACAGGCGGCCTGA
- a CDS encoding twin-arginine translocase TatA/TatE family subunit, whose product MELLGVGPGEILLILVIMLLVFGPERLPEFARQAGRFVVRVRDWIQRSPDAAMVLRARAELESELQAIRAELTREVESVRQDLQSVRSDLADAGKLIEQSAQEAASASTIDLPDGTGKEIPSLNPPTPATPGQSPATVSPGADNAAVPVVPHADSMAAPVVQHADGMATPVVPAGDGAAMPEFEVDPGPIGARRARIAEVSAAQTPAEPSRTPVIAGGETVARGARSEPVPSRTRVVAEDSPFAADMARIDDLSRQVSMIAEELARLRVTLLQRMAEEKRRRDHVDAIANETLAPLNGTDSAASLSNGAASDSDLAPADDAQADLRRVESSS is encoded by the coding sequence ATGGAACTGTTAGGAGTCGGTCCAGGCGAAATCCTGCTGATCCTGGTGATTATGCTGCTGGTCTTCGGTCCTGAGCGTCTGCCCGAATTTGCACGCCAGGCGGGGCGCTTCGTTGTGCGGGTGCGCGACTGGATTCAGCGTTCGCCCGATGCTGCGATGGTGTTGCGCGCGCGTGCGGAACTCGAAAGCGAACTTCAGGCGATTCGCGCCGAACTGACGCGCGAGGTCGAGAGTGTCCGCCAGGACTTGCAAAGTGTGCGATCCGACCTGGCGGACGCCGGGAAGTTGATCGAGCAGTCGGCGCAGGAGGCTGCCAGCGCCTCGACGATTGATCTGCCTGATGGGACGGGCAAAGAAATACCGTCGCTGAATCCGCCAACACCTGCAACGCCCGGTCAATCGCCCGCAACAGTGTCGCCGGGCGCCGACAATGCCGCCGTGCCTGTGGTTCCGCATGCAGACAGTATGGCCGCCCCGGTGGTTCAGCATGCGGATGGCATGGCGACACCGGTTGTTCCGGCAGGAGATGGCGCCGCGATGCCAGAGTTTGAGGTCGATCCGGGTCCAATCGGCGCGCGCCGCGCGCGGATTGCTGAGGTCTCAGCAGCACAGACGCCTGCTGAACCTTCCCGCACACCAGTCATTGCCGGCGGCGAAACGGTCGCGCGCGGCGCGCGCAGTGAGCCGGTCCCATCACGAACTCGCGTCGTTGCTGAGGACTCGCCGTTTGCGGCTGATATGGCGCGCATTGATGATCTGAGCCGCCAGGTCTCGATGATTGCCGAAGAACTTGCCCGCCTGCGCGTAACCCTGTTGCAACGCATGGCGGAAGAAAAACGACGCCGGGATCACGTCGATGCCATAGCCAATGAAACGCTGGCGCCCCTCAATGGGACTGATAGCGCCGCATCGCTGTCCAATGGTGCGGCATCGGATAGCGACCTTGCGCCCGCCGACGATGCGCAGGCAGACTTGCGCCGTGTCGAGTCGTCATCCTGA